The DNA region TGACCAATAAAATAGCCATAGAATGTGATAGAAGATAGTATTAGTGTATTCTgacataaataacttttaaatgtaaatatatatattgcatttttCGAGCTTGTCAAAAAGAGGAAAAATTTTCTAAGATTTGATTTTACTTACCTGCGTTCACAAGTTTATCCTCTGCTTTTTTTCGACCTGGTGCAGTTATATAAGCGATTTGTGATTTTTGTGCTGAACCTGGTGGAACAGGTACGGCTGAACATAATTCCGGACTGGCGCAATCTCCAGCATAACAATTGTCACCAATCATAAGAGCTAGAATGGATGCGAGTATGTGATTGGTTAAAAACAGGTTGACAACAAAAATGTGAATGCGCAGATACTAAACCTTCAAATCAGCGGCCAAAAACATCTTAACAAAAAGCAGCTttgtttagaaataaaattctaaatgaatttcttttttcaattctCGGAATTATGCACACTCCTCCCTTGTAACTCCCATCTCCACCTCTATTTCTATAACTTCTCTAAATTTCTGTGCAAAATGGCATACCTAAATCGCAGTATTTTTCCTCACAACATAGTGCTGCGCACACTTCAATGTCATCCACCGCAGCCAACATGGAGAAGTTGCCAGCTCTTAGACCACCTTTTAACGTATGGTTGTACATTATATGACTTCGCTTGCATCGTGGATATCTTTTGTGGTTGACAAAAAAATCACTTTCCGCCATGTTTGTTACTAGAGAGAAAGTAAGGGAATGTTGAAGCTTTCAACAAATAGAGGGTgaatatttttatgttaataaGAAACAAACCAAATCTTCACGGGAAAGATCATACtattggtaaaaaattatattcttatattttgtaatagtcCATATTGATagataaagaaacacaaaacacaaaaatataccaATCAAACTGGGAATTTACAGCTCATACGACGTAAAATTTTACGAAGACTTAGAAGAGGTCCTATTTTGAATCAAAAATTGCGTCCTTTGGAACTTTTTTACCCATATTAGACGGTAAAAACGCCCTAAAGGTTTTGTCCATGTTTATAACGAATGGCACAAATGCTATATCTTGGGGTCAATAATTTATTAGATTCTTGAATCTCGATCTATTTCCGaacattttcttgatttcaAATGAAAGACAAATGAAAGTAATAGCCGTGGCGCCGATATAAACATGCATCATTACTTAGGACTTACTTGTATCTTGTTCAATAGGTTCTTGCGTCCAGGCTAAATATGCAACTTTTGGCTTCAAATGCGTAGGTTTAGCCGGGATTGTTTGACATATTCTTTCATTATGACACATCACTGAGTAACAATATTGTCCCAACATCAAAGCAACGTGACCCTCATTGAGATCACAAGCTCTTCCAATGCAGTCTTGCAGGTGAGTTGCTTTACCCAATGGCGTGTAATTACCAGCCCTCATACCGCCTAACAATGTGGCGTTGTTATATATCTTACGAGCTTGACATGTACTTGGGCGTAAAACTGGAGCTGGTTTCTCTGACAGCTTTACTGGTGGGGCGTGAACTTCTGGTGGCGCTGGTATAATCGCTAACAATATAGAAATTATCATAATAAATTTTGATGATTCAAAGATAATTTTGTAAACGTAACCTCACTACAAAGAACCTTGGTTTATGTTGAGACAGGTTGGTTATACTGACGTCTAACAGGGTTACAGTTTTGACCAATCGTAATAGCAATTCATGTCACGCGTTCATTTATACCTCGATGTTTATGTTCCCTTTCTTTTCGTCGGATGTAAGCAACCCTCGGGAACTTTTTGTTTGGTTTCGCTTTTATGGTTTGACATAACTCTTCATTATCACAATGTACAGCGATGCAAGTAGTGTCAATCATGAAAGCTAAATCACATTGCCTGAAAGAACAACAGATTATTTAAGGAGTATTGCAAaatttcaacctcgtccccagggtcttgccTAGAGCTTTTATCAAGAACAGGTcgtttaaagtttaaagtttaCCACAGAAGAAAAGTGCGCTGGGAATAAAAGTAACAAAGAGTTTTGCATGCTCGTAAAAATTTTACCATCATAAATTATTTGTAAAACATCTTAGtgagaaaaatatttaatatggATTGGTACACTTCACAATCAactaccatttttaatttttatacaacTCTCACCAAGTATAATTCCTACCTGATTTCACAACACAACGCGATACACATCTCCATGTTGTCAACCAAACCTAAATCAGTAAACTCTCCTCCTTTTGAACCACCTTTCAATGTGACGTTGTATAAAATGGGACTGTGCGTGCAAAGAAGTTCTTCGTATAAGTTCGCACTTTGCACGGccactaaataaataaaaacacgattAATGATTCGGAGCTAATCATTATTGGTCTGGTATACCTCATTTCTTGTACACCGAGAGTCTATCGAGTCATCGAAAATTAAAGAGCTGTGCACGTTATAAGCATGTACAGGGACTTGTTTTGCTGTTGTTGCAAGAAAAATGTTGCGTGGGAAGAGAAGTAAATGTTGAACCATACGacaatttaaacagaaaaagtaaaacaaacagGAAGGGAAGTCTGTTTCTCAGAAATTTCCTTATATTTTTTAAGGCCGAAAAACCAGGTCCTAGATGTTTTAAATAGTTAGTATTTCCAGCTTATGGTTCCTTCTggtttcttataagaaaaaatagtttttgcaGAGCCTCTGAAACAGTTAACACCGGTTATGAAATCTCAaatatttagaaattttttgCGAACATCCTAAAATTTTGTATACTGCAAAACACCACCTTCGTCCTTAATCTCCTTTGTGTCATTGCGCTCGTCTTGTGATTGCATATCTGGGAGACTGGAACGAATTATATCttcatcacgtggttccatcgaATCAGGGTTTGGAATCACGACACGTCGGACTTTCACTAATTGCACGTTAAAGTTTTCCGACTTCGCCGGCGTGGTCTCACAATGCTGGTCACTATAACAAGACACTGCATAGCAATGATTCTCAGGCATAAAGGCCACGTCGCAATCTGAAACTTTACAGCACATAAGTTTACATTGATGAATATCTGTCGTGTGACCAAGGTGTGTAAACACTCCAGCTTGTTTATTGCGTCGAAAGGTATGATTGGATAAAACGTTCTCATACGCGCAACGTTTAGGCTTGCCAAGTCTGTCAAGTATACGATTATCAAATTCTCCATGCACACAAGTTACACATATATAaagtaaaacaataaaataaattcgcAACTTTTCCTTCCATTTTCCGTGATGATAATATCTTTTATTtgaaaacatctgtaataataTTGTACATGTACATTTTAACTGCATTTCTTATTAAATCCACCAATACAAATCCTTATCTATTAATAAATAGCCAATCAAAATCCTTCATATTAAACTATCCTTTATTAAAAACAACTGAAATTAATATCCTTTGGCGCAAATGTTTCATGTACCTCCTTGTGAAGATTTATTCCAGTTGCTTCAGTTGAAATATTTTCCGAATTTAGTATTCATCAAAAGAGTTTGGAAGGcaactaaaaaattgtttagctTAGCCATGTGTTTCAAATTGCGTTGAACGCCGCATTCTGTGTAAACGCTTCACTGCGCTCAAAGTTTGCAACATAAAATTCAATTATTCtgctcaaaaaacaaaaagattcaACTTctgtatttttacaaaaaaatatgatgAAGTAACAATTGTTTTTGCTCTCAAACAAATCGTTTTAATCTcttatatatccatattttgtTTGTCACACTGACTGATTTCACGTTACGAATGCACAAAATATTTTCGGCGGaaaaaaacaatgcaacattttttaacgatgcttaactttttCATCAATTTAACCTCGTTTCTAGGGCTTTTtgtcattttaataaaattttgttgctTATTTAATAGCGACTAAAAGAACAAGAAGCCCGGGGACGAAGATGTCATTAATTAATCCACTACGAAGGATGCTGTGGTAGTACTGAGTACAATTAAGAAAATCACCTTGAAAGAATTGACCATAAGATATCATTTTAACTATTTCTCCTCTTACATAAAACAATACTCGATACTGCATATTTGGTTTATTCCTGTTTTGTGTAACCTACGTGCGTTTTTTGAATCTTTAAATCTTGAATGTTTAAATGTGGTAACATGTGTTAACAACAGAGTAGAGACTTTACTGTGCAGGAGACGTGTACTTTTGTTTATCGCTTCCTTTGCTGTTTCGAACAATCGCTTTTATCTGCTCTCTTCGATTTCCTTCCCAAAGCTTCTTCTCGCTTTTGGTGCGTGTGAAACAAAACGAAAAGGAGCCTGGGAACAAGATTGCAAATAACATGTGTGTTTGAGTTAACGGAAGTtgcaattattaaaaaaaaaattttgtaaacctTTCAACAACAATCTGttgagtgagacaatttgaaTTTTTGGCGCTTAAAGTTATATTTACACCGAAAGCTTTCTCGTATTAATTTGTTTGacatttcattgtttaaaaCCACCCGTTCAGTGAATATGCGTAAATTAAATCAGACCTTAACTGCGCATACTTCGGCAGAATAAAAATGGTGGAGTGAGCTACACAGAAATTATGCAGAAATCGAAAGCTCAAAGAATGTGGCGAGGATAGCTTAGATTTAAAATGGCGAGAAGTTTAATTTTATTGTGTAAGTTTGCTGCTGataattttccctttttttaatgGTGCAGGTTATACAGAAAGGGGAGACTTTACCTAAGTCAAGAGCGGTATTCAAATAAATTTCATGCGTTGATTCACTTAGACTGTGTTTTTGTTCTTGTGTCCAGTAGAAAATACCTTCAATTTGCATCTGTTCTGTAAGCGTTTGTATATTTTCTGTCTGCGCTTGATATACTTTCCAAGTaaagttttaaagaagtttaatcttacTTTTTCCTGCATTTCAaggttttattgttgttgttcgtGGGCATACTATCTTAGAAGAATTTTACTGTAAAGATTCAAATGTAGAATATGGTAAATCGTTAAGAGGTGGGAACGCAGCTGGTCTGTTTGATAATTATGGTAGAACGAAGAACATACAGGTACTTTTATTACATCATGCTGAGTTAGTATGTCAATTAAAAGCTCAATTCATGCACCTAGATTTGAATGAgatgatttttattattatttttattccgaatatttatagcCACTtaagtgttggaaacactgttatgaATGTGGTTCTGTGTTCAGAATGTATACATCAGGTACACAGCGGCATTGCCCCATATTTCCCCGACATGTCTTGGGTTGACTCAAGCTGTGGTTGACCCGACAcatgctaaacatgcccgcgctgtggaccgaaccacggaccttgtgattgcgaAGCGAACTGAATAACAACAAGGCCACCCGCCATTACCATTTTCTAGTGAGCTATACCATTTCATTTACAGCGGAGGTTAACTTATTACGGAGGATgtgtatttaaaatgttttttgaaactaCCATTTACGTTAGCTTTCGTCCAAATCAATTTGGTCACCAAAATTCGTAATTTAAGAACATCCTGTTAATAGACGAAAACTCCCAATCCCTTTACACGTGAAAAAAACGTACTACAAGATTTTTAACGTGCTTGCCATGCGCACAAACCGGTTCGCGACTAGCTTAGTCCTGAAAACAAAACTGATACCTTACATTGAAGGAAAATTCGAATCAGCAACTTCGAGagaacaaatacttttttaccGATTCGTCATCGTCTCCAATCAAATATTATATATCTATGTATTATATTTAAATGCAGCCCTTTTTTTGCAACGTCGTATTTTCTCATTTTAGGAATGTGCGATGAAATgttgtgaaaacaaaaaatgtaaagtagCAGTCATGGACGGACGAACTAAGATTTGTATGGGCGTGCGCTGTTTCAACACATCATCTTGTGAAACTGTACCAGCAGCGAAAGGAGAAGATGATTTACAGATTGCTCACATCTCACCGAATACACGTGGTAACATCACTGTGGGTACGTGTAAACAATAaagttcattttttattgtaaacatTTATGCACCGCGTAGCCTTGTCTGATTGGAGAAGTTTGATCTTTCGTTAtggtactttttaaaaacaggattTGGCAAGAATTATTTTCGCGTGAACCAAATAtttactatttatttatttatttattttattagaacaTTATTAGAATAAATACATGTTCCTTTGTGATTTAAAGTGAAATTGTATTAAAACTCGCAAAATTTTCGTTAGGTTTCTTTTCAAAACTGTGTAGGCTTATGTATCCTACAGTCTCACAAAAACAACTAAATATCCACCGCAACATTACCTGCATATTTCACTATAGATACGAAAACGAAGAAGTTGAAATCTCATGAAGTCGAAGCAAGATGTCCACAAAATGAGATTATGTACAACATGAAGTTAACTGGAGGTTTACAAGCAGGAAAGTTTACTGACATTGGACGTGTAAAAAGTATTAAGACATGCGTGAGGTATTGTTGTGGGGACGCGGTCGATTGTGATCTAGCGTTTATGCTTGGAAAAAGGTACGTAGATGATCATGACACTGTCTTTGGAGGATTTCTTAGAGCAATTAGATCTTTAAGGCTTGTTTCCACTTAAACAAAATTTGTCGAAAAAGATTGCTTCTAACTTTTTGTCCATTGACGCCGATTGATTCGACCATTTTCGGGACAACCCGTCCTTAGTTAATACCATATTTGCGGTCATTCAGGGGTGATTACCGAAGTTAAGGCTACCAAATGTTCGAGGCTACCAAAAGGTTTAACATCAACACGGTTTTCAAAGATGCTTCACTATGTTTAAGAATTATAGAGGTGAAATGTGTCCTTCATTGACATTTCAATGAAAGTTTTCAACCGTTTGTAAAGGGGTTTTAATATACAAACTTTAATTTCTTTCAGATGTTACTTAGTAAAATGTTATAGTGAGGAGAAATGTGCTCCTCTACCTGCTTCAGATTATGGTTTTGAACAAAAGATGGCATTTGTATCGCCATGGTTGTTTGACAAGAGAAAGAAAATTAGTAAGTTTAGAAGTTACTGTAGGTCACAGAAATGAATTTACTATAATGGACACTATTTCAAACTCGTGAGGGTACTGGGGAAATTAGTACTACCTCAAGTGTGTTGACAGGTACTGGCTTCATGTGGTCTTTACATGAAGCAGTCATGACAGTGGATTTGCTGCAATTTTTCTCACTTTTAATTATGTctatttatgacgtcatcaaaattttgctcGGATTTCATGTCTTTTATCTTTCATAATTATGAGATCTCTGTGCTGCGTTGTCTTAATTTAACGACTTCTATATGGCCCCAGTTATTTTCTCATGTTTGGTGAGACAGATTTACTCATGCTTGACCAActtgattatttatttatttctagtaAAAGTACCATCAGGTCTGCAACCACATCATATGCAGTGTACACAATCCAAAGTGTACACGGGTTCCAAACTGTTAGGAGGTAACGATGCTGGAAGGTTCACACATGTTGGAAAAGTTGGCAAGATGCATATCTGTTCAAGACAGTGTTGTGAAGATCAAAACTGTGATTTAGCGTATGTATTTAGTGTATGAATTTAATGTATGAATTTGGTGTATAAATTTTGATTTAGAAAGTTAGAACAATCAACCCAAGCAAGAAATCTTCTACATAAACTTTTAACAGACATGTTctcacaaatttttattttctttaaaaataaagaattttcgTCAGAAATATTGTTAATCTCGATACTTTCTTTTGCAGATACATGTTCGGCAAAGACTGTTTTCTTGTAAAATGTCTGGACGAAAAAAATTGTCGAGTTGTTCCAGATGAAGATTTGAGGAAAAGTAAATCCACCTCGTTAACACCATCCTTTGATAAACAAGTTCAATATGTGATCAAAAGAAAATACGGTGTCAAGTTAGACGAAGGTATCATGTTTTTAAGATAGTAAACATTATATACTGTACTTCCACGTATTAACGTCATAGTCTAAATTTTGAAGATATGGATAGCAGAATTACTATCGTTCTGCAATATTGTTTATAAAATTCCATTTTTAACTGGTGTACCTTTTCACTTTCATTCATAAACAACGCCCAGTTAACACCACAGAACAGTAAACGCTACAGCATTTAGATTATGCAACCTCCATCATATTACTTTCCCACTAATTTTACTACTTAAAATTTTTAGCTGGCAACATTGAAGAAAAGAAAGATGGCTGTCACCTTGATGGTCGTATTCGCAACAGCACAGTTCTCGAACGCGGTATGTTATCTGGGCGGTTAAAAACACAACATGGCGTAAACAAAGCCAAACATTGCATAGAAAGATGTTGTGGTGAGCAGAAATGTCACGTGGCTCTCATGTTAGGTGAAATATGCTATTCAATGGAATGTGCTGATGCAGCTTCATGTAAACCAAAACCTGCTCCGGACATCATCAAACATCAGAATCCAGTGGTAGCGTATGTAAAAAGAGGCACAATAACAATGGGTAATTCagtttttgaattttcaaaaaatgattGGTAAAAAACATGTTAGGTCCAGACTTTCAGCATGACTTTTCAATGAATCAGAGTAGAATTAAATCTGATCCTGTCAGGGCTTTTTGTTTCACCATTTTATCTTTGCGTTCGGGGATGATAAATTTAAGTGCGCAAATGAAAGATAAAAGAAGATGAAATCTCTTGCTTTGGTACATGGACATGAAATGTGTTTTCATCCCTGCAGTGCTCGTGTGGCAACTAAATACTGCGtgatatttctaaaaaaatttttagagtTACAATGTGCAATAGAGGTAACAGATACATTATGTTTATCTTTCAGCACCTTCAAGCTAGCAAGGATGACGCAGAAGGTGAAAAACAACTTCAAAGAGAacaaagatattttttaaattattttatgttacctattatttgtttatttgtttatttgttttataaataaaattttgtttatttcgtaAAAACGCagcataaatttttatttgtaaataaatgTGAAGAAAATTAAATGTGAAATGATGAAATTTTGACTTATTTAAAGCATTGTTAGCCGGATCGTTGTTTTGCAGTGCTCGTTTCTAGACCTTGTGGAATAACAAGCGTTGATTTccaacctcaatcccaggacctgttgtctctttgTGCATATGGGACGGCAATAAGCACAGCGTCGATgggagacaaaaagccctggaagCAAGGTAGCTGATCTCAGATAAGATAAATCAACTGTCAAAAACTGATCATAAACTGTCCCATTGTTAGAACCTATAGCTCCTGGTTGCTTGGTTGTTAGGAAAAGTGTTCTTTAGGTTATCGAAAGAGAATTGATTTAACTGACTATCGGTGCCAAGCATTGACCATCTAGGTCCCTTCTTTGCCCACCAATTGCAACTGAAATTCTAGAAAGCTCTTCTTTGGTTATGTTGTAAACTGAACTGATGCTCGAAAAAATGTCGGCTTTGTTCCGGGCTGGATTACAAACAAGTTTGACATACTGTGTGTAGACTAACATGGTGTCAATGGAATACGTCTTCCAAGTTTGGGGGTTAAGTTACGAGATGAAACTGTTAGCTAAGGAAACTAAAATTTATCTGTAAAATAAAGAAGGTTTAAAAAGCAACGAAAACTGAATGATCcattatttgttaattttaacaTGAAAGCTAAGGACAAAAACAGAGCCCAAAACTTAAATCAACACAGTCAAGATATTAGAATTCCATTGCAAAAATAGGCCGGATTTTAAAGCTCGTTCCACGAGGGACAGTACAGAGTTGGAGCTAATGAGAGAGAGGTCGTTAGTGCGgcttttattagtttttttttgtatatgaaaTATAAGCTTTTATCGAACTGAAGTAACTAATATAAAACATACAAAGCTTTAGAAGCCTGTCGCATGGTGATTCTGTTTGACCACTTTAAGAAGAAAATCGACCTTTTTGCAAGAATATAGAAGCTCCTTGCCAAGACGTCTTCGGCGCTTTGCAAAGATCTGCATGTATGATGGAGCTCAAAATACGCATGATATACAGCTGTACAGAAGGCTGTTCAAAAAGATGTGCGCTATGAGATGTGAGCAAATATTCTAAAGTGAGTCTCTCAACTCATTCTCAAATGAGTCGTTGGTGTAGGAGTTCGGGCGAAATCAACTGTTGAAGTGTCCCTgatttaacgaaattcaatggtttgagttttttattttttcactcaTTCTGgggttttttcaaattttttatagaTTAGCAAAATAATTGAGAAACACGGCTCCTTTTCATATTCAATGAACCAACtaaagaattaaagatgttataacatttatattatTAACAATTATCATCACGATATCATCAAATTCACGACAAATATATTTAGTTCATATATGTGTCTAAATGCTTAGATTTACTGCGTAGCTATCACTTAGTGCTTCGATTTACGACGTAACCATCACGTAACACTTAGATTTACGACGTAACCATCACGTAACACTTAGATTTACGACGTAACCATCACGTCACACTTAGATTTACGACACAGCTATCTCGTTAAGTACTTAGGTTTACGACTTAACCATCACGTAACACTTAGGTTTACTACGTGCTATCTCGGTTTACGTCGTACATATCACTTTAAGCACTTGGTAGCTATCACGCTGAGTACTTTGtaaagaaaatttgaatatcagaaaaaattgaCATTTCTGTTCGGGGGACTCTTCTAGATTCTAGAAAGACTTGATATAAACATAACTGGACTGATTATGGCGACAGTTGAACGCGGCATATATTtaagaaaacttttgtttaaagtCGACACTAAAAGTTGAAATTTTAGCACCATAatatttgtgtttattttgtctttgttCTATGCTATTTTATATTATACTTGCATGTTATCTATGTTTCCctcttgtttttatttgcatGTCGAATTGCAACGTGTTGTAAATTAATTATAATGAAAAggttatcaaaacaaaaaaatccaacaaatatataaaacagattgtagttttaaaacattGTAGATAACGCAGAAATATGTTGTAAGTATATCAaagttagaaattttttttattgtggaataTTATTTGAGAAAACTTTTATCAAACTCGACATGGTGCATTGATAGCTAGTAgctaaaagtaagttttttagaAGAACCTAGCAaagctaaaattttattttaactttaagtCGAAGTAAGCATTTAGCTGTTTTAACCGGGACATATATCATTTGTGGAGCCGCAGTTTTGTGGTTACTCTCGCACTTTGGGGAGatagcacactgtgtgggctgttggatgttacAGGAAGTTGTCTGGTAGACTGTGGATGCTAATTAGtcctgcgtagctcaaaatgagcattaaatactgtaggactccccatctaattCATGGCCCCTCCCCTATGGTATATCCCACATTAATTGTGagcctagccatgtaaaatatgcacatttaaATATC from Hydractinia symbiolongicarpus strain clone_291-10 chromosome 6, HSymV2.1, whole genome shotgun sequence includes:
- the LOC130647711 gene encoding uncharacterized protein LOC130647711, which encodes MQLKCTCTILLQMFSNKRYYHHGKWKEKLRIYFIVLLYICVTCVHGEFDNRILDRLGKPKRCAYENVLSNHTFRRNKQAGVFTHLGHTTDIHQCKLMCCKVSDCDVAFMPENHCYAVSCYSDQHCETTPAKSENFNVQLVKVRRVVIPNPDSMEPRDEDIIRSSLPDMQSQDERNDTKEIKDEVAVQSANLYEELLCTHSPILYNVTLKGGSKGGEFTDLGLVDNMEMCIALCCEIRQCDLAFMIDTTCIAVHCDNEELCQTIKAKPNKKFPRVAYIRRKEREHKHRAIIPAPPEVHAPPVKLSEKPAPVLRPSTCQARKIYNNATLLGGMRAGNYTPLGKATHLQDCIGRACDLNEGHVALMLGQYCYSVMCHNERICQTIPAKPTHLKPKVAYLAWTQEPIEQDTITNMAESDFFVNHKRYPRCKRSHIMYNHTLKGGLRAGNFSMLAAVDDIEVCAALCCEEKYCDLALMIGDNCYAGDCASPELCSAVPVPPGSAQKSQIAYITAPGRKKAEDKLVNADWSLVYLVVSALVIGISVLGTAWTVCLCALKRHRRKMVKKKKDTFGKYFGIEQATSMKDEMLHEGEEPVGTSSRNSFSMSASDIQVNKEQSKSTKNDS
- the LOC130647712 gene encoding uncharacterized protein LOC130647712 — protein: MARSLILLCFIVVVRGHTILEEFYCKDSNVEYGKSLRGGNAAGLFDNYGRTKNIQECAMKCCENKKCKVAVMDGRTKICMGVRCFNTSSCETVPAAKGEDDLQIAHISPNTRGNITVDTKTKKLKSHEVEARCPQNEIMYNMKLTGGLQAGKFTDIGRVKSIKTCVRYCCGDAVDCDLAFMLGKRCYLVKCYSEEKCAPLPASDYGFEQKMAFVSPWLFDKRKKIIKVPSGLQPHHMQCTQSKVYTGSKLLGGNDAGRFTHVGKVGKMHICSRQCCEDQNCDLAYMFGKDCFLVKCLDEKNCRVVPDEDLRKSKSTSLTPSFDKQVQYVIKRKYGVKLDEAGNIEEKKDGCHLDGRIRNSTVLERGMLSGRLKTQHGVNKAKHCIERCCGEQKCHVALMLGEICYSMECADAASCKPKPAPDIIKHQNPVVAYVKRGTITMAPSS